A single window of Gambusia affinis linkage group LG18, SWU_Gaff_1.0, whole genome shotgun sequence DNA harbors:
- the LOC122820350 gene encoding NACHT, LRR and PYD domains-containing protein 12-like, translating to MLFTSAMVKSDASDSCLTAVRVLRVSLVDELEGQIDSLVEELVDQKAFTRDDREEVLYQLGPRARVRKVLDILECKGEEAAKVFLSVRSHRQLSKNAPQVPTSEYKKMQQKHKDVLRRRSESMLFYNSRHGDKILFSEHYVNLLLVDGHQALEIKRHEVLAFGQKRLSLQHKSGLQRKIAPAELFLRTNEKRPIKKVLVTGVAGIGKTVLVQKILFDFGQNKDHLGFDFVIHMSFRDLNLIDRPTNFRELVLRKNRHLSKELDYILANDDKLLIILDGFDEFRHYRNCDVDVFVSEPEEDAEVNEILGSLLQGELLPNASVMLTSRPTAINHIPVGCIDRYVLIAGFSINEVQDFFLRYFQDATVADRMFSTVSANELMLTLCYIPAFCSIVCCILSESKDLCGESPKTMTDIYVQYLVALLRSHTQSRTNTCPEDQGAKTNQQLSDIVLKLGRLAFKKLMEHQTLFYSSDQDVAGLEGCSMVSTFLDTTIAQEPGCTEEVFSFAHLTVQEFFAALYCAVTDQPLPDAMQNSDNQNNGHLDLFSRFLSGILSDRNSNFLSRQVGLHCQEEKIEMYRQKITTDLAMLCENGAHILNCLHCLFEQQDPSLTLPVLPKLLRVNVSDETLAQMDYNAIKYFLTLTEGKILSELDLTGTGVNCDSLSNIQPFLHRCQRLWLGENNLDMDAIQIIADVVKISENLTHLGLGWTDIGDDELQALCTSIRVKKKVQELWMEGNRVSHRGLLSLADLTPDPLQRIVVIWNDLYETESESLCSQESITVHFTDEQMWQEWGAWVFRRCQVSSNEKLVTVLHKVCNVSNGCLELHWAKTFYSQLSQLIKSRIECCTDDDMCKKLQKFDSLLNL from the exons ATGCTTTTCACATCAGCTATGGTGAAAAGCGACGCTTCCGACTCCTGTCTGACTGCGGTGAGAGTGCTGCGTGTTTCCCTGGTGGATGAACTGGAAGGACAGATCGACTCCCTGGTAGAAGAGCTGGTGGATCAGAAAGCGTTCACTCGGGATGACCGGGAGGAAGTGCTGTATCAGCTGGGGCCCCGGGCCAGAGTGCGGAAGGTGTTGGATATCCTGGAGTGCAAAGGCGAGGAAGCAGCGAAAGTTTTCTTGTCTGTTAGAAGTCATCGGCAGCTTTCCAAGAATGCACCTCAAGTTCCAACCTCAG AGTACAAGAAGATGCAACAAAAGCACAAAGATGTCCTGAGGCGCAGGAGTGAGAGCATGCTTTTCTACAACAGTAGGCATGGAGACAAAATCCTCTTTTCTGAACATTACGTCAACCTCCTGTTAGTGGACGGACACCAGGCCTTAGAGATTAAGAGACACGAGGTGCTGGCTTTTGGACAGAAGAGATTGTCTCTACAGCATAAATCAGGGCTGCAAAGGAAAATTGCACCAGCTGAACTGTTTTTGAGAACAAACGAAAAACGTCCAATAAAGAAAGTGCTTGTGACAGGGGTGGCTGGAATTGGCAAAACGGTTCTGGTGCAGAAAATTCTCTTTGATTTTGGGCAGAACAAGGACCACCTGGGATTTGACTTTGTTATTCACATGAGCTTTAGAGATTTAAATCTTATTGACAGACCCACAAACTTCAGAGAGTTGGTACTTCGTAAGAATAGGCACCTTTCTAAAGAACTGGATTACATCTTAGCTAACGATGACAAACTCCTAATTATCCTGGATGGATTTGACGAGTTCAGACACTACCGGAACTGCGACGTTGACGTATTCGTGTCTGAGCCAGAGGAGGATGCAGAGGTGAATGAAATTCTGGGGAGTTTGTTGCAGGGTGAGCTGCTACCCAATGCCTCTGTCATGCTCACAAGCCGGCCTACAGCTATCAACCACATCCCTGTTGGATGCATTGACCGCTATGTGCTCATTGCCGGATTCTCCATAAATGAAGTTCAAGACTTCTTCCTGAGGTATTTCCAGGATGCCACTGTGGCTGACAGAATGTTTTCAACGGTATCAGCAAATGAACTAATGCTGACACTATGCTATATTCCTGCTTTCTGCTCCATTGTGTGCTGCATCCTCAGTGAGAGCAAAGATCTTTGTGGGGAAAGCCCAAAGACCATGACGGATATTTACGTGCAATATCTGGTGGCCTTGCTCCGTTCTCACACCCAGTCAAGAACTAATACGTGTCCTGAAGACCAAGGAGCAAAAACCAACCAGCAGCTGTCTGATATTGTGTTGAAGCTGGGTCGACTTGCCTTTAAGAAGCTCATGGAGCATCAAACACTCTTCTACAGCAGCGACCAAGATGTGGCTGGGCTAGAGGGATGCAGCATGGTTAGTACCTTCCTTGATACGACAATTGCACAAGAGCCCGGCTGCACTGAAGAGGTTTTCTCCTTTGCCCACCTCACTGTTCAGGAGTTCTTTGCTGCTCTTTACTGCGCTGTGACGGATCAACCATTGCCTGATGCAATGCAGAACAGCGACAACCAAAACAATGGACACTTGGACCTCTTCAGCCGCTTCCTGTCTGGAATCCTCTCAGATCGGAATTCCAATTTTCTGTCAAGACAAGTGGGACTTCATTGCCAGGAGGAAAAAATAGAGATGTACCGTCAGAAGATCACAACAGATCTTGCAATGCTTTGTGAGAATGGAGCCCATATTTTGAACTGCTTACATTGTTTGTTTGAGCAACAGGACCCCTCACTGACCCTACCAGTGCTCCCAAAATTACTTAGAGTAAATGTCAGCGATGAAACACTTGCTCAAATGGACTATAATGCCATAAAGTATTTCCTAACCCTGACAGAAGGCAAAATACTGTCAGAACTGGATCTTACAGGGACTGGAGTGAACTGTGACTCTCTGAGCAATATTCAACCATTTCTGCATAGATGTCAGAGACTTTG GCTTGGAGAAAATAATTTAGACATGGATGCGATTCAGATCATTGCAGATGTGGTGAAGATCTCAGAAAACCTCACCCACCTTGG gCTTGGATGGACAGACATCGGTGACGATGAACTACAAGCTCTTTGCACTTCAATTCGGgtgaaaaaaaaggttcaagaaTTGTG GATGGAGGGTAACCGAGTTAGTCACAGAGGTCTGCTGTCACTCGCTGATTTGACGCCCGATCCACTGCAAAGAATTGT GGTCATATGGAACGATTTGTATGAGACCGAGTCGGAGAGTCTGTGCAGTCAGGAGAGCATCACAGTACATTTTACAGATGAACAAATGTGGCAAGAGTGGGGGGCGTGGGTTTTTAGGCGCTGCCAGGTCAGCAGCAATGAGAAGCTAGTGACGGTACTCCACAAAGTTTGTAACGTGTCAAATGGCTGTCTGGAGCTCCACTGGGCAAAGACCTTCTACAGTCAACTGTCGCAGCTTATTAAGAGCCGGATAGAGTGCTGCACGGACGATGATATGTGCAAGAAACTCCAAAAATTTGACAGTCTTTTAAATCTCTGA